The Nitrospirota bacterium region ACGACGATGAAACATTTACCAAGAGAAAGACGACAAGGATTAAAAATGGAATTATATATCTTTTGCTCATTTATTACCTCCTGGAGTATCTATTAATCACTATACTAAATTCCGATTTTATGCTAATTTTCAAAATTATTTCACCATCACAAGACGAAAACCAAGTGAACGATGGCCAAAAGATGGACTAAGCCCTACTCTATGTGAGCTTCTGATTCCTAGCGGCCCGTTGCTCCAACCGCCGCCACGCTCAACACGATACTCACCTACGCCTTCATATATAGGATTACTTTT contains the following coding sequences:
- a CDS encoding formylglycine-generating enzyme family protein; amino-acid sequence: KSNPIYEGVGEYRVERGGGWSNGPLGIRSSHRVGLSPSFGHRSLGFRLVMVK